In the genome of Agromyces sp. Leaf222, one region contains:
- a CDS encoding MFS transporter — protein sequence MSPTSSPDTSSLPVIEPDLEAAATSVDEADAAAKAGPAGRSGGTGKPGLATRIAASVSDPVLGILVTATLISRVGRGIFITITVLYFTLIVGLPAHEIAIVLGAASAAGIVASLAGGWLADRMSARRVLLVFTTLEGLGLLCYAATGDFVSALVVAVVVGAFGQGANSTRMAILARAFEPEQRVHARAVLRTVTNVSIAVGSGLGALALAIGTAEAYRILLVAAGALYLLALVRLVKLPASVDAPRAAPPVTGAVEAAATGDGVGDEGDDAEGDGDAAGRADAADGRGSNAARPAASARAARRRGGRFAHSPWRDPRYLALTGLSAIFGMQFGVAEIGVPLWIAHETDASAVLVSAVLIINTTIVVLFQVPLSRGTHDLRRAGRVSAIAAWLMAATCLVYAAAAGLPVWFSVVFIVLASITHAFAEVLSQAGGWGLSFELADPVQAGTYQGVYSMGYSIGATLAPAVVTATAINMGLAGWAILAVVFLASGLGTWALARSAASRAERVTA from the coding sequence GTGAGCCCTACCTCCAGTCCAGACACCTCGTCACTCCCTGTCATCGAACCCGACCTCGAGGCCGCCGCCACGAGCGTCGACGAGGCGGATGCCGCGGCGAAGGCGGGGCCGGCGGGGCGATCCGGCGGCACGGGCAAGCCGGGGCTCGCCACGCGCATCGCGGCATCCGTCTCCGACCCGGTGCTCGGGATCCTCGTGACGGCGACCCTCATCAGCCGCGTCGGACGCGGCATCTTCATCACCATCACGGTGCTCTACTTCACGCTCATCGTGGGGCTGCCCGCACACGAGATCGCGATCGTGCTCGGCGCGGCCAGCGCGGCCGGCATCGTCGCGTCGCTCGCGGGCGGATGGCTGGCCGACCGCATGAGCGCACGTCGCGTGCTGCTCGTGTTCACCACGCTCGAGGGCCTCGGACTGCTCTGCTACGCCGCGACCGGCGACTTCGTGTCGGCACTCGTGGTCGCGGTGGTCGTCGGGGCCTTCGGCCAGGGTGCGAACTCCACGCGCATGGCGATCCTCGCGCGGGCCTTCGAGCCCGAGCAGCGCGTGCACGCCCGGGCGGTGCTGCGCACGGTCACGAACGTGTCGATCGCCGTCGGCTCGGGGCTCGGGGCGCTGGCCCTCGCGATCGGCACAGCGGAGGCCTATCGGATCCTGCTCGTCGCCGCGGGCGCACTCTACCTGCTCGCCCTGGTGCGGCTCGTGAAGCTTCCCGCGAGCGTCGACGCGCCACGCGCTGCGCCGCCGGTCACCGGTGCCGTCGAAGCGGCGGCGACGGGCGACGGGGTCGGCGACGAGGGCGACGACGCCGAGGGCGACGGCGATGCTGCAGGTCGGGCGGATGCCGCGGACGGCCGCGGTTCGAACGCCGCCCGCCCGGCGGCATCCGCTCGCGCTGCTCGTCGTCGTGGCGGCCGCTTCGCGCACTCGCCGTGGCGCGACCCCCGGTACCTCGCCCTCACCGGACTCAGTGCGATCTTCGGCATGCAGTTCGGCGTCGCCGAGATCGGCGTGCCGTTGTGGATCGCGCACGAGACGGACGCCTCGGCCGTGCTCGTGTCTGCGGTGCTGATCATCAACACGACCATCGTCGTACTGTTCCAGGTGCCGCTCTCGCGCGGCACCCACGACCTGCGCCGGGCGGGACGCGTGTCGGCGATCGCCGCGTGGCTCATGGCGGCGACCTGCCTCGTCTACGCCGCGGCCGCGGGCCTCCCGGTGTGGTTCTCGGTCGTGTTCATCGTGCTCGCCTCGATCACGCACGCGTTCGCCGAGGTGCTCTCGCAGGCCGGCGGCTGGGGGCTCAGCTTCGAGCTCGCCGACCCCGTGCAGGCGGGCACCTACCAGGGCGTGTACTCGATGGGCTACTCGATCGGCGCGACGCTCGCGCCCGCCGTGGTCACGGCCACGGCGATCAACATGGGCCTGGCCGGGTGGGCGATCCTGGCGGTGGTCTTCCTCGCGTCGGGACTCGGCACCTGGGCGCTCGCGCGGTCGGCGGCGAGTCGGGCCGAACGTGTGACCGCCTGA
- a CDS encoding YciI family protein, with product MTKYLISFPSSAMIVSAGELPAVADAAHAVVQHAKDAGVWVFGGAIDEGVAPVMVDGDGTVTEGTYPQTRQFDGGFTVLDLPTREAALEWAARIATACRCAQEVREFMYDPES from the coding sequence ATGACGAAGTACCTGATCTCGTTCCCGAGCAGCGCCATGATCGTCTCCGCCGGCGAGCTGCCGGCTGTGGCGGACGCCGCGCACGCGGTCGTGCAGCACGCGAAGGACGCCGGCGTCTGGGTGTTCGGGGGCGCCATCGACGAGGGCGTTGCGCCGGTCATGGTCGACGGCGATGGAACGGTCACCGAGGGCACGTATCCGCAGACCAGGCAGTTCGACGGCGGCTTCACCGTGCTGGACCTCCCCACCCGCGAGGCCGCCCTCGAGTGGGCCGCCAGGATCGCGACCGCCTGCCGCTGCGCGCAGGAGGTGCGGGAGTTCATGTACGACCCCGAGAGCTGA
- a CDS encoding DUF1801 domain-containing protein has product MPTRFETVDGFLAAQSPERRADIDALRALVREAEPGLVEIVKWNSPSYTLGGIDRLTINAAGRGPVRLILHFGTERAEDKGAVSTFGGDPAGLLTWHSDIRASLTLPPADELAGGRDAIVTVIRAWLAEGGSNR; this is encoded by the coding sequence ATGCCCACGCGATTCGAAACGGTCGACGGGTTTCTCGCCGCCCAGTCGCCCGAGCGCCGAGCCGACATCGACGCGCTGCGGGCGCTCGTGCGCGAGGCTGAGCCCGGTCTCGTCGAGATCGTGAAGTGGAACTCGCCCAGCTACACGCTCGGCGGCATCGATCGGCTGACGATCAACGCCGCAGGCAGGGGCCCGGTTCGGCTGATCCTGCATTTCGGCACCGAGCGTGCAGAAGACAAGGGCGCCGTGTCGACCTTCGGGGGCGACCCGGCGGGGCTGCTGACCTGGCACTCCGACATCCGGGCCAGCCTCACGCTGCCGCCCGCCGACGAACTCGCCGGCGGGCGCGATGCGATCGTCACCGTCATCCGCGCCTGGTTGGCGGAGGGCGGCTCGAACCGATGA
- a CDS encoding DUF5937 family protein, with the protein MLRYVLNEDDVGAVRFALSPLCELGLSLRAIREPARFPLQLGWLRRTEEARDRLDMRVLGALIDERMWTPDFLNPRPASPLTRLEDEFRVLAATPPDVFRSDLVAVHGFVPDVLAGSTSQALRRIIRALRQLWETCFEPYWPRMRAVLEADVVYRGRQIAQAGVASMLNGLSPRIAYDHGVVSVRLADPNDRTIAIDGNGLTLMPTMFTRRASAPVGDGPPMILYSARGQGALWEAEPVANPAAVAAVLGEARASLLAALGDPASSTELGVRFGVSASAVNQHLRVLRDAGLLVSTRYGRSVLYLRSELGSALLESRSG; encoded by the coding sequence ATGTTGCGGTACGTGCTGAACGAGGACGACGTCGGGGCCGTGCGCTTCGCGCTGTCGCCGCTGTGCGAACTCGGGCTGTCGTTGCGCGCCATCCGGGAGCCGGCGAGGTTCCCGTTGCAGCTCGGCTGGCTGCGCCGCACCGAGGAGGCCCGCGACCGGCTCGACATGCGCGTGCTCGGGGCGCTCATCGACGAGCGCATGTGGACGCCCGACTTCCTGAACCCCCGCCCCGCCTCGCCGCTCACCCGCCTCGAAGACGAGTTCCGCGTGCTCGCCGCGACGCCGCCCGACGTGTTCCGCAGCGATCTCGTCGCCGTGCACGGGTTCGTGCCCGACGTGCTCGCCGGGTCGACGAGCCAGGCGCTGCGCCGCATCATCCGCGCGCTGCGACAGCTCTGGGAGACCTGCTTCGAGCCGTACTGGCCGCGCATGCGGGCGGTGCTCGAGGCCGACGTCGTCTACCGCGGGCGCCAGATCGCGCAGGCCGGCGTCGCGAGCATGCTGAACGGCCTCTCGCCGCGCATCGCCTACGACCACGGCGTGGTCTCGGTGCGGCTGGCCGACCCGAACGACCGCACGATCGCGATCGACGGCAACGGCCTCACCCTCATGCCCACGATGTTCACGCGCCGCGCCTCGGCGCCCGTCGGAGACGGCCCGCCGATGATCCTCTACTCCGCCAGGGGACAGGGCGCCCTCTGGGAGGCCGAGCCGGTCGCCAATCCCGCAGCCGTGGCCGCCGTGCTCGGCGAGGCGCGCGCGAGTCTGCTCGCCGCCCTCGGCGACCCCGCGTCATCCACCGAGCTCGGCGTGCGCTTCGGCGTCAGCGCCTCTGCCGTGAACCAGCACCTGCGCGTGCTCCGCGACGCGGGCCTGCTCGTCAGCACCCGCTACGGCCGCAGCGTGCTCTACCTGCGCAGCGAACTCGGCTCGGCCCTGCTCGAGTCGCGCTCGGGCTGA